One part of the Lycium ferocissimum isolate CSIRO_LF1 chromosome 8, AGI_CSIRO_Lferr_CH_V1, whole genome shotgun sequence genome encodes these proteins:
- the LOC132067737 gene encoding probable isoprenylcysteine alpha-carbonyl methylesterase ICMEL1: protein MQSQNLLPISNPSSPPSIIIPSSSSASTDTMLLGSEPHISSSSSTILIVQDDDNSKIETKPLLSRAFSYTSSSSSSSNLVNKKQRRRRTLSESSLLSRGVEGCRQDMGRAASDTYIVTRLSFTLLRYLGVGYRWIVRFLALGCYAMLLIPGFIQVGYYYFHSSQVRRGIVYGDQPRNRLDLYLPKDMNGPKPVVAFVTGGAWIIGYKAWGSLLGQQLSERDIIVACIDYRNFPQGTISDMVKDASQGISFVCNKIAEYGGDPNRIYLMGQSAGAHIATCALLEQAIKEAGAEQRDTWSVSQINAYFGLSGGYNFLKLVDHFHSRGLYRSIFLSIMEGEQGLRRYSPEVMAQDPNTKNAVSLLPPIVLFHGTADYSIPCDSSESFADTLKTLGVKAECILYEGKTHTDLFVQDPMRGGIDDMLDDLITMIHGDNSETIRANSTPRKRLVPEFMLKMARSVSPF from the exons atGCAATCACAAAACCTTCTTCCTATTTCTAACCCAAGTTCACCACCATCAATTATTAtcccatcatcatcatctgcTAGTACTGACACAATGTTACTTGGATCAGAAccccatatttcttcttcatcatcaacCATACTTATTGTTCAAGATGATGAtaattcaaaaattgaaacaaaaccCCTTCTTTCTAGAGCTTTTAGTTAtacatcttcttcttcttcttcttctaatttAGTTAATAAGAAGCAAAGGAGGCGACGTACTTTAAGTGAAAGTTCCCTTTTGTCTAGAGGTGTTGAAGGTTGTAGACAAGATATGGGAAGGGCTGCTTCTGATACTTATATTGTAACTAGACTTAGTTTTACTCTCTTGAGATATCTCGG GGTAGGCTACAGATGGATCGTCAGGTTTCTTGCCCTAGGCTGTTATGCTATGCTACTTATACCTGGTTTTATTCAAG TTGGGTATTACTATTTCCATTCCAGTCAAGTACGTAGAGGCATTGTTTATGGTGATCAACCAAGAAATAG GCTTGATCTGTACCTGCCAAAAGATATGAACGGGCCAAAGCCAGTTGTTGCATTTGTAACAGGTGGAGCATGGATCATTGG TTACAAAGCTTGGGGTTCTCTTCTAGGACAACAATTGTCAGAAAGAGACATTATTGTGGCATGCATTGATTACAG AAATTTTCCTCAGGGAACAATCAGTGATATGGTTAAGGATGCTTCTCAAGGTATCTCCTTTGTTTGCAACAAGATTGCTGAATATGGAGGTGATCCTAATAG AATTTACTTAATGGGACAGTCCGCCGGTGCACATATTGCTACATGTGCTCTCTTGGAGCAGGCGATCAAGGAGGCTGGTGCGGAACAGAGAGATACTTGGAGTGTCTCCCAAATAAATGCGTATTTTGGTCTATCTGGCGG GTATAATTTCCTTAAGCTTGTTGATCACTTCCATAGCCGAGGTTTGTACCGTTCAATATTTCTAAG TATAATGGAAGGGGAACAAGGTCTTCGACGATACTCACCAGAAGTAATGGCACAGGACCCAAACACTAAAAATGCTGTTTCTCTTCTTCCTCCTATTGTCCTTTTCCATGGTACTGCGGATTATTCCATTCCATGTGATTCCAG CGAGAGTTTTGCTGATACACTTAAAACGCTCGGTGTGAAAGCCGAATGTATCTTATATGAAGGGAAGACACATACAGATTTGTTTGTTCAG GATCCAATGAGAGGTGGAATAGATGACATGTTAGATGATCTAATTACGATGATTCATGGTGATAACTCTGAAACCATCAGAGCAAATTCGACTCCAAGAAAACGCCTCGTACCTGAGTTCATGTTGAAGATGGCTCGAAGTGTTAGCCCCTTTTAA